The genomic region ATTCAATGGGCTTTGGAGAAACCTTGGCTCTTCCCTTACAAGGGATAATTTAGTGCAGTAAGTCCCAACACAGACCCTTTGAATAAGGCCGTAAGACATAAATAACCTCAAACAGGACCAAGCCATCGCTGCTTTGCACGAAGCAGCCGACAAGTGCTTTAACAGTGGCTTTTCCTTCCCAATGAGACACGATAAAACCAGGCAGCTCCAGTCCTGACACCAAATGATAACAACACATCCCTCAACaccagaaaatgaaggaaataaagctTAAAGCTCTATTTCCATCTCAGCATCCCTCACGCTGCCCTCTTGCTTGCGTACACCTGGCTGCGGCACCacggggagccggggcagccACAGAACCGTCGCATTTTACCTGCAAATTTGGGGTCGGTCTCAGCATAGGGGGCttctaagaaagatggggacaagactttttagcagggcctgtagcaacAAGAcaagggtaatggttttaaactaagaggGGGTAGATTgagactagatacaaggaagaaattttttatgctGAGGGTGgggaggcactggaacaggttgcccagagaagctgtggatgctccatccctggaaacattccaggtcgGGTTGGACGGGGCTGTGAGCgacctgatctggttgaagatgtccctgctcttgcaggggggttggactcgatgacctgtaaaggtcccttccaacccaaaccattctatgattcacCTTTGGCTGCTTCCCCCACCCAGCAAAGTGCCTCCACCGAGCATCTCCCTCCGTGCCGCTCGCCTTGCAGCGCAGCCCAAACCAGCCaacccagcccagggcagcaaCCAGCACCTCCTTCCCCGCACAGTCAGGGCTTCTGCTCCCCGTGCCCCGTGCAGCCATCCCACAGCATCGAGCCGGGCCTCCGGCCAGCGTCGCTCAACCCTGCAGGGACCTCCCGACCCTGCGGCGCAAACAGAGGACACCTTTGTGCGCACCCAAAAATGCCCCTTTGGGTCCCACCACCCTTTCTCAGGCGAGGGCCAGCGCTCACGTACGGCCCCTcggcaaagaaagaaaggagcgggcaaggttttggtatcttgaaaacattttatttcatcacTATCCCGTGGTAGCATAAATAATAGGCAATGACAGCACATGTAACGTAAAGAGGGGGAAGCAGTGGGCGCGGGGCACAATGTAAAATAACGGAGAGGAGAAACGGTTGCACTGGTAGTGCTGGGCAGTTCAGCAACTCGATTcagtgaaaatatatatatatatatatataggtaaACTAGCAGTATTTGGTGTCGTTCCCTGTGCTACAGGCCTAATCCACAAAAAGCCCTGTGACTGTACCCACGGGCTGAACCCATCGAGCGCCCGCGCAGCTCCCGCAGCCGCCGGGTCCGTCCCTCGGGCCAGCAGCCCAGGGACCCTCAGGGCGAGCCGGGTGACATCCTTGCCCCCTCCCCGTGGCACTGGCATGTGTCCCAGCGGAAAGGAGGAGGGCAAGTCCCTctgcagaggcagagggagcaAAAATCCCTCTCCGGAGAGGAAACCCagcctctgttttgtttttttttttttaaagaaggatataggtgtgtgtgtgcacggaTGCACGCACGCATGCCCGCAGAGCAACTCCCTTCCCCAGGCTATAGCCTGGGGACACTCACAGGCTGCTCCTGCCAAAGCCCGGCCGTGCCGGAGCCCGCGTGGCCGTGCCACGGCCACCACCGGGGCAGCACCGCCGCCGTCGGAAGGGTCCTGGGCTGCCGCCACGGCAGCGAGCTTTTGTGAACTAAGCCCTTCCCGCACCCCGTTCCAGTTCTGCACCCCCTGTCACATTttttgcataggaaaaaaattaatagcaacGAAGCATCGCGCTTTCCCCGGGGCGTCGCCGCTGCCGCGGCTCCCCCGTGCCGGTTAATCCCGACGGAGGGGACACTGCTCGTCTACTTACTCCAAGACCAGCGCTGGGGCATGCGGACGCCCCAGCCGCCTCTCATGCAGTAGCTTTCAGTTATAGCGGTTTTAGTGCTAGACAAGACTAGGAGGACGTATTTCCAGTTAGCGAGTGGGCTCTTGGCAGGTCACTTGACTTCTGGCTCATATTCTGTGTAAGTGGatacaataaaattaaagagCAAGTATAAACAAAGAAAGTTTATTTATAAAACGTCCCTGGAAGTTAATTATTCTTCGGGCTGTTACGTAAGTTTTTTAACTCCAGCTGGAGCTGTCGGATCCGTATATCTTTCTGCGAGAGCTCGTCTTTCAGCCGCCGGATCTCGTCCTGCTGTCGGAAGAACATCCGAAGgagctggaagggaaggagggagctggagggacCGCACCGGCCACGCTGGGGCCATTTCATAACTCGGCTGCTTTTGCAACACGACTTCATCTGCCGTGCCGCCCGCTCTCTCGGATTTAATATTTCACCCTCCAGCTCAGGGATACCCTACGCATGCAATCTGCAAACTCAGCTCCAGCAAAACAAATTCCTTCCGGGATGAAGTGCTGATGTTTCCCCAGCGCCTCCATATGTTGTTCCCGGAggagaattttaattaaaaaaaaataaaataaaattaggagCTCAACGCCGCTCCTTTCGGGCGCTCTGTGGTTAATGCGGAGCGGGATGCTTCAAGCCACAGGGAAACCTGGTGCCCAGGTTCCTCAGTTTGGGAGTACAAGCAGAGACCTGCAGAGCGGTGGCTTCCCAAGCTGCACCCAGAaaccgtgtccccccccgccagTGACCGTCCCCTCCCATCCCCGTGCCGGGGCCGCCCTGCCCTACCTCGTTCTCCGTCCGGGGCGGCACGTTCTCCAGCAGGTCTATGCCGTTAACGACGACGCTCTTCTTCTCCCTCACCGGTGCCTTAAAGACGATTTTGGATGTCTTCTTGTAGCCCTCCTTCAGCGACATCAGGATGGGATCTGAGCAGGGCAGAGCGCGGGAGGGGGTCAGGGGGGGCTGCGGCCCCGACCCACTGCCTGGCTGTTTCTGGGGCTCCGTGCCACCCACCCAACACAGCACCAGTGGCTTTACCTCTGTTCATGCCACTCAGCCATTCATCCGGCGTGAGAGCTGGCTCCGTACCCGGAGTCATCGGGTAAATGTCCTCTTGGTACGTTTCCGACTAAAAacatagggaaagaaaagcaaccgCCTCCGTGCATCTGCTCACAATTTTAACTACACGCTGCAACCTGCTGCAAAAGGTTACGCTCACTCCTTTGGCATGCAGCAATGCAGCCACCCCGGGCATCCGGGGATGTATAAATTGGGGTTTGCACCGTTAAGTTAGATGAGAAATGCCAGCGCCGCCGGCTCAGGGCACACAGCGAATCTGGGAAGTGCTGGCTGGCCGCTGGCAGCAGAGTTCGCTTCCAGCCGCAGACAGCGCTGGGAAGGCAAATGCCAAACCCTGCTCCAGCTCCGAGATCTATTTTACTGCAAACAGCCCCCAAACCTCAGGCGAGACAAACCCCTCGTTACCTGTCGCAATGGACCAAGCTGATTTTGCACAAAACAATTGCATCAAGGCGGGAAGCAACGCAGAGATGCATTTCCTAAAAACGTTCCCATTGAGCGTTGGGTAAAAACTCCCTGGGAATGCCATGCCTGGGAAGCGTTAACGACTGGGAAGTCTAAGACTGGTACAAAGAGACCCAGCCGCTGGACTCGTCAGCAAAGCGGCGCAAGCTGGGGCATCCCCATCGCACCGGACCCGCTTCGGACACCCCCGGCCACCGCTCGCCCCCGCCAGCCTGTCCCCGCGCCCCGGGGTGCAGCGAGGGACTCACCCTCCTCGGCACGATCATCGAGATGGGTTCGATCAGCCCCTTGAGGGTGACGAGCTTGTAGAAACGAAAGACCTCGCAGGCCGACACGTCCAGCCCGTGCTTTGGCATCACCCCTGCGGAGGAGGCACAGACAATAACCCTGGGTGCTGCAAACCCGGGGCGGCCGGCTGGGACCCATCCGTCTCCCCGGCATGGAGGACCCCAAGAGGTCCTTGCTCTCCATCAGGAGACCCAGGTCCTTACTGAATTAATCCCTGCCATCACCCTGGGGACCCGGGGCACAGACCTGGGCCACACCAGGGGCGTTTGCAGGGACACTGGGAAAGGGATGAGCAGCTTTTATTCGGGACAAATCACAGGAATCACTGACTGATGTCCCCTGGTAAAGCCATGGCACGTGTGACAGCAGGAAGGGTGTCACCGGGCACGTGCCTGGCCGGGacgcagccccagcctggctgcatcACCGCAGGAAGGACAGCGCAGCAACGCGAACGCTGCCCTGCAATCGCTGCAGCCCTGCGTTGATGCTCCAGAGCCGGCACAACGCCCGCCAAACCCGTGCCAAACCCATTTACAAGCGGCATTTAATTAAACACCTTCCATCATCCAACTTTTGCATGTTCAGAGCGAAGGGTCAGCAGCCCAGCCATCCTTACCCAGTCCTTTTTGCGGGGCCGGGGAGCGAAACTCCATGAGATAACTCAAGTAGGGCTTTTCCGAGCCGATCTCGTAGTACCGAATGTTGCCGTCACCCTGGAGCGAGCGAGGGAAGAGGGACGGGTTACTGCTTTTGCAAATACGAGGCTGAATAAAGACCACGATAACAACCCCCAGGACCTCATCCTTGGGAAATGCTGGGGGAAAGACAGGCTGGGGCCACTGCAGCATCGCGCATCACCCTGCGGGATGCCGCCCGCTCGTGAAACAGCGGCGGGCACCTCTCCAAACCAGGGTTTCGTGGCCGAAGAGCTGCGTAACGCTTTGCTCGGGGCTCAGCGCAGCCCTGTGCCCAGGACGGCTCTTCCTCCCCGTGCCATTTGCTGGAGAGAGGCCCCTTCGCCTCCCCGGGAGATGCTGCAGGATGCGAATCGCAGCCCGTACCTTGCCAGCCAAGTACAGCATGTGAGTGTCAGCGTCatagaaagggaagaggagaccCGAGAGCCCGTCGATCTCCTCCTCTATCAGGGGCATGGACAGGTCTTCCTGCGCAAGAGGAAAAAGCGCTTTATTAAGCAAGATGTCCCCGTGCTCGCGCCGAGAGGGGGTCCCGGCACCCACCTGGTCCCAGAGAGCGATCTGCCGCGTGTTCCAGCGCGACACCCCCGTCGTCAGCAGCCGCTTCGTGCTGCCCAGGAAGACCACCCGGTTGACGCGGTGGTTCTTGCAGCTGGCCTCCTGCAAGACAGGAGCGTGCtcgccggcagccccccgccccagggAAGCCCCTTCCTTGGCAGCCACCCCGACCTGCCGCCCCCCCACCGCCTCTCCCGCCTCGTCCCGGTCAAACGCCGGCTCCGTGCTGGTGGGGTGGCAGCCAGCATGGAGGTACCGCGACTCAGCGCCTGTCCCCTGTGTAAAACGAAAACGCTCATCTCCCTTAATATTAGGTATCACCTTTGCTGAGAAACCACCGTCTTCCTGTGTCATAAGGACTATTTTAAGACATAAAATTTATAACTGTGGCTCTTTCTGGAACTTCCTGCACCCACCCCCTAATTCCTACTATTTTCCACAAATCCTTAATTAATAAACTTTATTAATAAAGTCCAACTCCTGTGCTTGGGATGAGGCCGAGCCGTCCCCATCACCTCCACCTAATTAAAACCACCGGCCCCTCCCCGCAGCAGAGAATTACCTGCAGACCCTGACACATGCAAAACATCACATCACAAGTACGTACGGTACCTTGCAAATGTTTTTACACGTTTCAGTAGGATTCCTCCCCAAGACCTTTATTTCTAAGCCCCCCATCCCATGCAGCACGCAGCACCCCCGCACCAGCACCGCACCTGCAGGACCCTGCCGGAGCGCGGCTCCACGACCCGCAGCTTCTTGTCCTTGCAGGTGGTGGCCAGGAGGCTGCCGTCGGTGTTGAAGGACATGCAGAGGATGACGTCCGTGTGGCAATCGATCATCTTCACCGGCTCCCCGATGTCCAGGTTCCAGATGAGGACCTGCGGGAAGCAGGGAGGCTGCCCTGGCGTCTCCACTCCTGGtgaccccccacccctcctgcaACCTCCGCATCTGCTTTCGGCATCTTAATATCTCCTATTTTGGCTGAAATCACCCCCTCACCACCTACAgatccccttccctcctcccagggccgccctgcagctgctgcttgtgcaaaattaaaatagtcCTTACACGTGGGTGCAAGACCcttgcaggagggaaggaactGGCTGCTGCCCGACACGGTGGGTCATTTTCTTCCAGCCAGCAGgatcctgccctgcctgcacgcAGGTGACTCCCACCCGTGCCGCGAGCGGGGAAAGCCTTCGCaagggcagccccgggcagcggcCGAGGGCAAGGAGCGGCACCGGGCAGGGCTCACCTTATAGTCGTAGCCGGCGCTGAAGAGGATGTTGTTGGTGGTGGGGTGCCACTCGACGAGGCCGACGCGCCGGCTGTGCCCGTACAGCTCCAGGACGGCCTCTGTCATGTTCTTCTTCAGGCCGCCCTCGGGGATCTCCCAGATCCGCACCTGCGGGACAGGGCAGGCATCGGGATGGGTTTGGGTGCCTGGGAGGACCCTGACACCcgcccgggggtggggggggctctgggctgctgaacccctgcagcaccctgatGCCAGCCGCCTCATCCTGCACCCTAATGCATGGCCCAGGGGTCGATCCAGTCCCCTGCGAGGGCACGGGGGGAGCGTGGAGAGCCCGTCCCATCAGACCGACGAGCACCGGGAGACAGGGTACCCAAAAAAAGGCAGCGGTTTCACCCCTGGGCTGCACGTGCTGAGGAAAAGGACCCGATGAAGCCGATGCAGCGCTTCCCGGGGTGCGGGGCCAGGGGATACCCCCCCACTGCCGTCAGCCTCGCCGGGAGAACCTGGGTTAAAAACAAGCCAGAAAAGCCTTTGCAGAGAAGGTACTTGCTGAACAAAAGGAGGCGACGCACTGGGACAGAATAAGGCTTCTATAGCGTCTTCTCTTCAATTAAACAGCTCCAGATAACGCTATCAAAGAGCGGCTATAGATGCTTCCATCTCCACGGCAGGTCACCGGTGTGAAGCCAGAGTGACACGTCGCATTTATCCAGGGGCTGAGCACCCTGGACCCGTCCGAGCAGCGAGACCCGGggtcctgccagccctgcggctTCCCGGAGCCACCTGAAACCTGGCAGCGTTTGGAGGTGCGTACCCATCCCCGTGGTTCAGATGAAGAGATGAAACCACCGAGCTTTGCTCTCTCATCTCCTCCCCGCGGCAGGCTGCCTCGGCCAGCACGCTCGTCCTTCCCAGAGCCTTCCTCTCATCCCAGCTCTAAAATCAGTTGCAGACACATCACAACACCCTGAAGTAACGCtcattaaaaaagccaaaccatATCGAACGCAGCACACAGCCCGTGCAGGTTCCCTTGCGCCTCCTCCGCCGGCAGCTCAGAAGACGAGCTTGCCTTTGGGCAGACACAGTGGCCGGGGCCGTGCTGCCCCAGTGAGCATCGCCGAgctgaaataaagcttttccagaaaagagaatatctgggaggctgctgcctggggaggacTGAGCCTGCTGCCCCTTCCATcactcctccctctctccaccAGCACCCCAAGGCTTGCCCCGTCCAGCCAGGGGCTGAGCCACAACCTGGGGGGGACAGAAGTTAATTTGCAATACTGCAGTGAAAAATCTGCATAAAGACGTACAGGTGGAGCGGTGATTTTGCACATTTAGAGGTGGAAGACACTGCTCTTTGGGTTGCATGGCTTGCAGAGAAAATGGCATTACAAGAGACACACGGTTAAGAGGCCGGTTTGGCTCGGAGAGACGATTCTGAGAGCATCAGCGGTTTTCAAACAAGGCACGACACGAGGAACAAGCAACGCAACCCTGCTCGCCGGGTGTCGAAGGAACCGGTTATGAAAGCGGCGGGTTACGAAATGGCTGTTACCAAACCTCTGGCTGCGCCTCGCTCCGGCGATCTGCATCCACGAGGGCTCCGAGCGAGCTCTGCACGCCGGAGCGGTGCCTGCGGCACGCTGGCTGCTCGGGGCGTGCGCCGTCAAAcccggggggacagggggaaaCCTCCCTGCGCTCAGCTGCGATGCCCGGGCTCCCTGCAGcgcctgctccctgccttgccTTTCGCTGTGCAGGGAGCCTAAAGGATGGTTATTAAACGTGTCCCGCGTCCGTGCGCAGCTGGGAAGCATCgctggggctctgcagagcagcgtCACCTCTGCGGTCTGCTCCTAAGGGAATTGCATCATTCCTCGTgtcttgcaagaaaaaaaaaaaagggggggggggtgagtgCCAGGGACAGGCTATTTTAGGCAGGTTTCCCCACTACCACCACAGTCACTATGACCGGAAAATAGACGTGTCGGAACTGGTTGCAGTACTAATGCCGTTCTGTTGCCAGTACAGGCATAGCTGGAGCTAACCCAAAAATCAAGCACTGCGTTTCACAACCTCGTCCCATCCTGGGATGGAAATGATGCTTTTGGAaacttctcattaaaaaaagacccAGAGGAATCACCCTAGAGGCACCTCCCTCCGCCTCCTCCCACGACACCAGGGAGAGCAGCCGGAGTGGGACGCAGCCCATGAAACCGGAGGCTTCTTCTCCCAACCCATCCGAAGAAACCTTCTTGATAAAATTTTCCCTGAAACGCCCCTTTCCACAAAGAGACATATCCTGCAAACAAGACACCATGCTGCAAaatcccccccccagctctgcgTGCCACATCAGCTCACTGCGCCCGAGTGCACGGAGAGACCCGGCACAAGGAAAATGCGGAGCCCGAAACACCTATGGAGACTGGGTAATTCCCCTTTTGGTCTTCCCCCTTGTTTTGTCCTGCCCTTTACAAGCTCCTGCCCAAAAAGCCTTCGCGGCATTTCAGCAGCTCGCAGCACCGCAGCGGGGCCCAGGACCTCGCGGATCAGCCCTGCTGCTAATTGTCCCGTGAGGACAAATAATGAATTATCACCCCATGGGAGAGCATCAGGCGAGGACAGACACCGTTAtccaagacagacagacaggtaCGGATGGATCCAGGCTTGATAGCGAGGGAGTAATTACAGGAGGGGTTTCAAGCAGAGCGATAACCCAGGTGGGCTGCGAGAGTGATCCCTCTCCAGCGAGGCAGGGTCTGAGCGCGGCCGTTAACATCGGGTCCTGCCGAGCCGTAAAATCCTCATCCCTTGGAGAGGATTAAGCCGTAGCGACGCCCCGGGGACAAGGCTGCGCACCTTGTCCCCTCCGCGTAGGGCACGACGGAGGAAAGACGTGAGCCTGGAGCAGGACGGGCCGGCTGCGTCACCGTTGCTCCCCCCGGGCTAGCGGTAGACGTGGCAGGTCCTCCGTGTCTCCCGCCCCGGTGGTGTCCCCAGCCTAGGACCGACGGTGCCTCCGGGTGACAAATATGCAAATACTCTGTTTTCTGCAGCCCAGACTCCACGAGGACCTGAGCATCCTCTCTCTTTGATCAAGACTGTTGGCCTGAACCTCGTTAAACCTCCTGGGAGCGAGTGGAGAGAGCCCAAAGGTGCAGGACCTGCCCGTAAGGAGCATCCCGGGCACGGGGTGGCACCGGGAGCCACGAGCCCACccggctgcagggctgctcccctccAACTCATCCCCATCGCGGGGAAACCCTCCACTCCGGACAGCCTGAGGGGCGATGAACTTAATTTCCCAGGTTTAACGATGGCTCATGAAGTCTTCCCAGtatcctccctccctcccagcacctcctaTTCCCTGGCGACTGTATAGAAAAGGTTATAATTTAAAGTGGGAGACAGCTCACCGTGATTCATGGCCAtgatctcaattttttttccccactcaaTATCTTCCTTGGCAAGCTTTCAGCTAATAACAAATGCCAATATACTGAGCTGAAGGAGAGGATGAGACATTAGGTGATAATACATGGAAACGCTAAGGATCAGGCGAGGCAGATTTGTAACTGGTTAAAAACTGGATCACCCCAAACTCCAGCTTCTGCCGTGCAGAATGGGCTACGGTTTCTGATCTTCTCCCTTgtacaaaggcttttttttttccctttatgaTACAGCCTTTGGGATGGACTTGTT from Ciconia boyciana chromosome 8, ASM3463844v1, whole genome shotgun sequence harbors:
- the CORO2B gene encoding coronin-2B isoform X1, whose translation is MARSWVEERPRFPEPRVCSWVSGGTRRARGAEQGRALVESMRDLHKSSVLGSKHSSLMSWRPQYRSSKFRNVYGKVASREHCFDGIPITKNVHDNHFCAVNARFLAIVTESAGGGSFLVIPLEQTGRIEPNYPKVCGHQGNVLDIKWNPFIENIIASCSEDTSVRIWEIPEGGLKKNMTEAVLELYGHSRRVGLVEWHPTTNNILFSAGYDYKVLIWNLDIGEPVKMIDCHTDVILCMSFNTDGSLLATTCKDKKLRVVEPRSGRVLQEASCKNHRVNRVVFLGSTKRLLTTGVSRWNTRQIALWDQEDLSMPLIEEEIDGLSGLLFPFYDADTHMLYLAGKGDGNIRYYEIGSEKPYLSYLMEFRSPAPQKGLGVMPKHGLDVSACEVFRFYKLVTLKGLIEPISMIVPRRSETYQEDIYPMTPGTEPALTPDEWLSGMNRDPILMSLKEGYKKTSKIVFKAPVREKKSVVVNGIDLLENVPPRTENELLRMFFRQQDEIRRLKDELSQKDIRIRQLQLELKNLRNSPKNN
- the CORO2B gene encoding coronin-2B isoform X2, with translation MARSWVEERPRFPEPRVCSWVSGGTRRARGAEQGRALVESMRDLHKSSVLGSKHSSLMSWRPQYRSSKFRNVYGKVASREHCFDGIPITKNVHDNHFCAVNARFLAIVTESAGGGSFLVIPLEQVRIWEIPEGGLKKNMTEAVLELYGHSRRVGLVEWHPTTNNILFSAGYDYKVLIWNLDIGEPVKMIDCHTDVILCMSFNTDGSLLATTCKDKKLRVVEPRSGRVLQEASCKNHRVNRVVFLGSTKRLLTTGVSRWNTRQIALWDQEDLSMPLIEEEIDGLSGLLFPFYDADTHMLYLAGKGDGNIRYYEIGSEKPYLSYLMEFRSPAPQKGLGVMPKHGLDVSACEVFRFYKLVTLKGLIEPISMIVPRRSETYQEDIYPMTPGTEPALTPDEWLSGMNRDPILMSLKEGYKKTSKIVFKAPVREKKSVVVNGIDLLENVPPRTENELLRMFFRQQDEIRRLKDELSQKDIRIRQLQLELKNLRNSPKNN
- the CORO2B gene encoding coronin-2B isoform X3, which gives rise to MARSWVEERPRFPEPRVCSWVSGGTRRARGAEQGRALVESMRDLHKSSVLGSKHSSLMSWRPQYRSSKFRNVYGKVASREHCFDGIPITKNVHDNHFCAVNARFLAIVTESAGGGSFLVIPLEQTGRIEPNYPKVCGHQGNVLDIKWNPFIENIIASCSEDTSVRIWEIPEGGLKKNMTEAVLELYGHSRRVGLVEWHPTTNNILFSAGYDYKVLIWNLDIGEPVKMIDCHTDVILCMSFNTDGSLLATTCKDKKLRVVEPRSGRVLQEASCKNHRVNRVVFLGSTKRLLTTGVSRWNTRQIALWDQEDLSMPLIEEEIDGLSGLLFPFYDADTHMLYLAGKGDGNIRYYEIGSEKPYLSYLMEFRSPAPQKGLGVMPKHGLDVSACEVFRFYKLVTLKGLIEPISMIVPRRAWHSQGVFTQRSMGTFLGNASLRCFPP